The sequence below is a genomic window from Proteus vulgaris.
ACAGAGATTTTACTGCTAGATGAACCAACAACATATTTAGATATTGCTTATCAAATTGAATTACTCAATATATTTCGAAAACTCAATCAACAACAGGGGCGTACCGTTGTTGCCGTCTTACATGACTTAAACCAAGCGTGTCGTTATGCCGATAATTTGGTGGTGATGGTGAAAGGAAAAATCATTGCGCAAGGAGAGCCAAAATCTATTATCAATCAAGCGCTAATCAAACAAGTTTTTGATTTGGAATGCCAAATTATTCCTGATCCTGTTGTTGGGACACCGATGATTGTGCCTTGCTAACTATATAACTAACTATATTGCTGACTATATAGCTAAGAAAGAAAAAAGCGGCTTTAGCATAACTAAATACCGCTTTTAGATTTGAGTTAGCATAAATTATGCTGTTTTTGGCCATTTATTGGCAACCCAAAGTCCACTCATTTTCATCGAGTAACCAAATAAAACGCCAACGATTAATGAAGGGATAGTTTGAGAGAGATCCCCTTGAGCGGCAAATATAGTGCATGCTCCAATAAAGGTACCGGGAATATAAGCGAGTAGTGCACTTTTAGCTTGAATACACATCACAAAGGCAATAACACCTGTGACAGCATAGCCAAAAATGGAAATATCACTAAATACTTGGCTACCATAAATAATCGCCAATGCCCAAATTACGCCACTCATAATAGTAGCCATAGTGACAGCTAATCCTTTAATACCCTCTTTAGGATAAGCAAAATAGGCGGTACAACCTAAAAAGCCAGCCCAGCTTAATAAGTCAAATTGATTAGCAACAAATGCCCAAATGGCAGAAAGAATGCCTGTTGTCAGCGCAGTAAAATAAAGCGTTCTCACGATAGACTCTTAAATATAAGGGGGATATTTACCCAGTTAACTAAAAACGAAGTTTAGCATTGTCATTGACTGATTTTCTATATTTAGATCATTAAAAAGCACATTTAATAATGGTATTAATACGTGTTAGATATATTGATCTTTATTCAAGATAGAAAAAGTAAAAAGTAAACGATTGCGTAATCAGTTTTATTTATTAAATGTAAAAATAAATATTTTAACTAAGTATTATTTATTGATATTTAATTTATTATTATTCTTCAATAATATGAATATAAAGAGTGCGAAGAGAATAAGGACAATTGTTCTCG
It includes:
- a CDS encoding DUF1097 domain-containing protein, with product MRTLYFTALTTGILSAIWAFVANQFDLLSWAGFLGCTAYFAYPKEGIKGLAVTMATIMSGVIWALAIIYGSQVFSDISIFGYAVTGVIAFVMCIQAKSALLAYIPGTFIGACTIFAAQGDLSQTIPSLIVGVLFGYSMKMSGLWVANKWPKTA